The following are from one region of the Bacillota bacterium genome:
- a CDS encoding pyruvate, phosphate dikinase produces the protein MSGKKYVYFFGNGKAEGTAGMKNLLGGKGANLAEMTNLGVPVPPGYTITTEVCTIFYENNSQYPPELAEQVEENLKKLEDAMGAKFGDPENPLLVSVRSGARVSMPGMMDTILNLGLNDETVKGLIKRTGNERFAYDAYRRFVQMFGNVVLGVSHDDFEEILDEKKKELGVKLDTELDAAALKDIVGKFKAMIKEKKGIDFPEDPRKQLDMARDAVFGSWNNPRAITYRKIHNIPGNWGTAVNVQAMVFGNMGDDSGTGVAFTRDPATGERKYYGEYLKNAQGEDVVAGIRTPKPIAELEKEMPEIYKQLADIFERLEKHYRDMQDVEFTIQQGRLFMLQTRNGKRTAPAAVKIAVDMVKEGLITKEEALLRVEPAQLDQLLHKRIDPSAKVQVIASGVAASPGAAVGSVVFTADEAAELGGQGKRIILVRKETSPDDIHGMAASQGILTTRGGKTSHAAVVARGMGIPCVSGCEAITVIEAEKKFIVGDVTVKEGDTITLDGSQGKVILGAAPLIDPTIGGDFKTLMEWADEVRSLEVRANGDTPTDARTARGFGAQGIGLCRTEHMFFAAERVPIVQEMILAETTEARKRALDKLLPMQKDDFVGILREMNGLPVIIRLLDPPLHEFLPSHEELLVEVTKLKMSGGSEVEIKEKEALLARVDKLREINPMLGHRGCRLGITYPEITEMQARAIFEAACELTKQGYKILPEVMIPVVGHVNEIAIAKEIVDRVAKEVIGSYGVKLDYKVGTMIELPRAALTADEIAKEAEFFSFGTNDLTQTTFGYSRDDAEGKFLPYYLEHNILEHNPFEVLDRRGVGELIKIAVERGRKTRPDLEVGICGEHGGEPSSVEFCHMNGLDYVSCSPYRVPIARLAAAQAELRHPRRGAQAVKAEYTTA, from the coding sequence ATGTCAGGGAAGAAATACGTATATTTCTTCGGCAACGGAAAGGCAGAAGGTACGGCCGGCATGAAGAACCTTCTGGGCGGTAAGGGCGCGAACCTCGCTGAGATGACAAACCTTGGAGTGCCTGTGCCTCCAGGTTACACGATTACAACCGAGGTGTGCACCATTTTCTATGAGAATAACAGCCAGTACCCGCCTGAGCTTGCTGAGCAAGTCGAGGAGAACCTGAAGAAGCTCGAGGATGCCATGGGCGCCAAATTCGGAGATCCCGAGAACCCGCTTCTCGTCTCGGTCCGGTCTGGCGCGAGGGTTTCGATGCCTGGTATGATGGACACGATCCTGAACCTCGGGCTCAACGATGAGACAGTCAAGGGGCTCATCAAGCGGACAGGGAATGAGAGGTTCGCATACGACGCCTACAGGCGCTTCGTCCAGATGTTTGGGAATGTGGTGCTCGGCGTGTCACACGATGACTTCGAGGAGATCCTCGATGAGAAGAAGAAGGAGCTCGGCGTCAAGCTAGATACAGAGCTGGATGCGGCAGCGCTGAAGGACATCGTCGGGAAGTTCAAGGCCATGATAAAGGAGAAGAAGGGCATTGATTTCCCTGAGGACCCGAGGAAGCAACTGGACATGGCGCGCGATGCAGTATTTGGTTCGTGGAATAACCCGAGGGCGATCACCTACCGCAAGATCCATAATATCCCTGGCAACTGGGGGACCGCGGTGAATGTCCAGGCTATGGTCTTCGGCAATATGGGTGATGATTCCGGCACGGGCGTTGCCTTCACGCGCGACCCCGCCACAGGCGAGCGCAAGTACTATGGTGAATACCTCAAGAACGCCCAGGGTGAAGACGTCGTTGCCGGCATCAGGACGCCCAAGCCCATTGCCGAGCTTGAGAAGGAGATGCCTGAGATATATAAGCAGCTGGCCGACATCTTCGAGAGGCTCGAGAAGCATTACCGGGATATGCAGGACGTCGAATTCACGATACAGCAGGGAAGGCTCTTCATGCTCCAGACCCGCAATGGCAAGCGCACTGCTCCGGCAGCCGTGAAGATCGCCGTCGACATGGTGAAGGAGGGCCTGATCACCAAGGAGGAGGCTCTCCTCAGGGTGGAGCCCGCCCAGCTTGATCAACTCCTTCATAAGAGGATCGATCCCAGCGCCAAGGTGCAGGTCATTGCCTCTGGCGTTGCCGCATCGCCCGGCGCGGCCGTCGGGTCGGTGGTGTTTACGGCTGATGAGGCGGCGGAGCTGGGAGGTCAGGGTAAAAGGATCATCCTGGTCCGCAAGGAGACCTCGCCGGACGATATTCATGGTATGGCAGCATCACAAGGCATTTTGACCACGCGCGGGGGCAAGACGAGCCACGCGGCCGTTGTAGCTAGAGGAATGGGTATCCCGTGCGTTTCAGGGTGCGAGGCCATCACAGTGATAGAGGCGGAGAAGAAATTCATCGTTGGCGATGTGACCGTCAAGGAGGGCGATACCATTACCCTTGACGGGAGCCAGGGCAAGGTTATCCTGGGCGCCGCCCCTCTCATTGACCCGACCATCGGCGGTGATTTCAAGACCCTCATGGAATGGGCTGATGAGGTAAGGAGCCTCGAGGTGAGGGCGAACGGCGATACGCCCACCGATGCCCGGACGGCCCGTGGTTTTGGGGCTCAGGGCATCGGGCTCTGCCGGACCGAGCACATGTTCTTCGCCGCGGAGAGGGTCCCGATAGTTCAAGAGATGATCCTGGCGGAGACCACCGAGGCGAGAAAGCGGGCGCTTGACAAGCTGCTCCCCATGCAGAAGGATGACTTTGTCGGCATACTGAGGGAAATGAATGGCCTTCCCGTCATCATCAGGCTCCTCGATCCCCCGCTCCATGAGTTCTTGCCCAGCCATGAGGAGCTCCTGGTCGAGGTGACCAAGCTCAAGATGAGCGGGGGCTCGGAGGTGGAGATCAAGGAGAAGGAGGCCCTGCTCGCCAGGGTTGATAAGCTGCGCGAGATCAATCCGATGCTTGGGCACAGGGGATGCCGGCTCGGTATAACCTACCCTGAGATCACGGAGATGCAGGCCCGGGCCATCTTTGAGGCCGCGTGCGAGCTGACGAAACAGGGTTATAAGATACTGCCCGAGGTCATGATCCCTGTGGTTGGCCACGTGAATGAGATCGCCATCGCAAAGGAGATAGTGGACAGGGTTGCTAAGGAGGTCATTGGGAGCTACGGCGTGAAGCTCGACTACAAGGTCGGGACGATGATAGAGCTTCCTCGGGCTGCGCTGACCGCGGATGAGATCGCCAAAGAGGCGGAGTTCTTCTCCTTTGGGACGAACGACCTTACCCAGACCACGTTTGGATACAGTCGTGATGATGCCGAAGGAAAGTTCCTGCCATACTACCTGGAGCACAACATCCTCGAGCACAACCCGTTTGAGGTGTTGGACCGCAGGGGCGTTGGTGAGCTGATCAAGATCGCCGTGGAGAGGGGCCGCAAGACCAGGCCCGACCTTGAGGTTGGTATATGCGGTGAGCACGGCGGCGAGCCGAGCTCGGTCGAGTTCTGCCACATGAACGGCCTGGATTATGTGAGTTGCTCACCCTACCGGGTGCCGATTGCCAGGCTGGCGGCGGCCCAGGCTGAGCTCCGTCACCCGCGCAGGGGCGCTCAGGCCGTGAAGGCTGAGTACACGACCGCCTAA
- a CDS encoding DNA primase encodes MKVIRMRGQLGEDLLREIRSRNDIVEVISEYVLLKQSGRNYKALCPFHTERTPSFMVSPERQLFRCFGCGVSGDVFAFIMKMENVGFPEAARMLAERAGIDIPGDGAPGPGRESDIRALVFEANKAAAEYFSWVLLRTRQGSAALDYLRGRGIGEDDIQMFKLGYAPPGWDSLHRALTRKGLTPEILEAAGLVIRRRESQGFYDRFRNRVMFTIFDPHGRVVGFGGRVLDDSQPKYLNSPETVVFSKGGNLYGISAAREEIRASGRAVIVEGYTDVIAAHRAGVRTAVASLGTALTQNQARLLARYAKEVVLAYDADFAGEAATLRGMDLLSAAGLQVRVAVFPGGKDPDEVIRSEGRDAFVAMLDGARPLVEYKLDLALKNTDLSTMEGRVSAAARAATVVASIQNAVERLEYSRVAAERLGVPEEAFIEEVRKLGRAGVASRVPLKDKFAQKRNTTGNTQSEEAFPLRQGVPAKVIKAERGLLRLMLDEPGVYIAVRQELGQDIFSCEEHRSIAAAIVDEARNRARDGISGSVDAASVISRLVDDKAKAMAAGVFMESAPVLLEGRNELLPDYIKVLKEHLLRRRIRQMEGELKALEAKGDTAGFQELLVEWQELRSKLDREFASFGGFM; translated from the coding sequence GTGAAGGTGATCAGAATGCGGGGCCAGCTGGGAGAGGATCTCTTACGAGAAATCCGCTCGCGAAACGACATAGTGGAGGTTATCTCCGAATATGTTCTTTTAAAACAGAGCGGCAGGAACTATAAGGCGCTGTGCCCGTTTCACACCGAGCGCACACCGTCATTTATGGTTTCGCCTGAGAGGCAGCTATTTCGCTGCTTCGGGTGCGGCGTGAGTGGCGACGTTTTTGCATTCATAATGAAGATGGAGAATGTGGGCTTCCCCGAGGCTGCAAGGATGCTCGCCGAGCGCGCCGGCATCGATATCCCGGGCGATGGAGCACCAGGCCCCGGGCGGGAGAGCGATATCAGGGCCCTCGTTTTTGAGGCCAATAAGGCCGCGGCCGAGTATTTCAGCTGGGTCCTGCTCCGGACGCGCCAGGGCTCCGCGGCGCTGGACTATCTCAGGGGTCGGGGAATAGGTGAGGATGATATCCAGATGTTCAAGCTTGGATATGCCCCACCTGGCTGGGATTCCCTTCACAGGGCCCTTACCCGTAAAGGCCTGACTCCCGAAATCCTCGAGGCTGCCGGCCTTGTCATAAGGAGAAGGGAGTCGCAGGGGTTTTACGATCGGTTTCGTAATCGCGTGATGTTCACCATCTTCGATCCACACGGGAGGGTAGTGGGGTTTGGCGGCAGGGTTCTCGACGACTCGCAGCCCAAGTACCTCAACTCGCCTGAGACGGTGGTCTTCAGCAAGGGGGGCAACCTCTATGGTATATCGGCTGCCAGGGAGGAAATCAGGGCCTCGGGACGAGCGGTTATCGTAGAGGGTTATACCGATGTTATCGCGGCGCACCGGGCCGGGGTTCGCACGGCCGTGGCATCGCTCGGGACGGCCCTGACCCAAAACCAGGCGCGGTTGCTTGCCAGGTATGCAAAGGAGGTCGTGCTTGCCTACGATGCTGATTTTGCGGGTGAGGCCGCCACACTCAGAGGGATGGACCTCCTGAGCGCGGCGGGGCTCCAGGTCAGGGTCGCTGTCTTCCCGGGTGGCAAAGACCCGGACGAGGTTATCCGGAGCGAAGGCCGCGACGCGTTTGTTGCGATGCTGGATGGGGCCCGGCCACTCGTGGAATACAAGCTTGACCTCGCTCTGAAGAATACTGATCTCTCCACCATGGAGGGTCGTGTTTCCGCCGCTGCCCGGGCCGCGACCGTTGTTGCATCCATTCAAAATGCGGTCGAGAGACTGGAATACTCCAGGGTTGCCGCTGAGCGGCTGGGGGTGCCGGAGGAGGCATTTATCGAGGAGGTCAGGAAGCTCGGGCGGGCCGGCGTAGCTTCGCGGGTTCCATTAAAGGATAAATTTGCCCAAAAAAGGAATACTACTGGTAACACCCAAAGTGAAGAGGCTTTCCCTCTGCGGCAGGGGGTTCCCGCGAAGGTCATCAAGGCCGAGCGCGGCCTGCTTCGCTTGATGCTGGATGAGCCGGGTGTTTATATAGCAGTCCGCCAGGAGCTGGGGCAAGATATCTTCTCCTGCGAGGAGCACAGGAGCATAGCTGCCGCTATCGTGGATGAAGCGAGAAACAGGGCAAGGGATGGGATCAGCGGCAGCGTGGATGCCGCATCCGTTATCTCGAGACTCGTCGATGACAAAGCAAAGGCGATGGCGGCCGGGGTTTTCATGGAAAGCGCACCTGTTTTACTAGAGGGGCGTAATGAGTTGCTCCCTGATTATATAAAGGTTCTGAAGGAACACCTGCTGCGCAGGCGCATTCGCCAGATGGAGGGAGAGCTGAAGGCGCTTGAGGCAAAAGGGGATACTGCTGGATTTCAGGAGTTGCTGGTCGAGTGGCAAGAGCTACGATCGAAATTGGATCGAGAATTCGCATCCTTCGGCGGATTCATGTAG